Below is a genomic region from Rhodohalobacter sp. 614A.
TGACGGCAGAACGTTATAACCGATTTTTCGGAGGCCGTTTCTGAGTTTCAGTGTATTTTCCCACAATTTTTCTCTCCACTGGGGATTTTGTCGAATTAGTTTGATTCGTTCCCGGGCCGTTTCAACAATGGCAAGTGGAAGAGATTTTGCAAAAATCTGGCTTCGTGCGTTTGCTTTCAAAAATTCTTTTACCCGTGGCTCGGTAGCTACAAAAGCGCCGATCAATGCAACGGATTTGGCAAACGTTCCGAAGTAGATATCAATTCCATCCTGGCAGCCGAGGTGTGTTCCGGTTCCCGAGCCGTCTTCGCCAAGGGTTCCGAGTCCGTGGGCGTCATCAACCAAAAGACGGAAATCATATTTTTCTTTGAGTGCGATGATCTCCTTGAGCTTCCCGAGATCGCCTGTCATGCCAAAAACGCCTTCTGTAACCACCAAAATGGAAGAGTTCTTTTTGGCTTTGGAGGTAGCTCTTTTCAGCTGTTTCTCCAGGCTGTCGATATCGTTGTGTTTGTAAACGGATTTTTCGCTCATGGCGAGTTGCTTTCCGTCAACGATACAAGCGTGGCTTAGTTCATCGTAAATCAGAAAATCGTTACGGTCTACCAGGCAGTGAATCACACTCATGATTCCCTGATAACCGTAATTGAGCAGAAGTGCATCCGGTTTATGAACGAAGTCAGCGAGTTCTTTTTCAAGTTCTTCATGCTGATCAGAGTTTCCGGTCATAAGCCGTGCACCCATTGGTACGCTGAGTGAATGTTTTTTTGCTGCCTGAGCGTCTACCTCGCGAATTTTTGGGTTGGCGCCGATGCCAAGATAGTCGTTAATACTCCACACGATGACATCTTTACCGTTGAACCGCATTTGGGGCCCCAAGGGTCCTTCCAGTTTGGGGAATGTGTAATAGCCGTATCCGTCTGAAGTAAATTCACCCAACGGTCCTGGACGGTTTTCCAGCTTTTTAAATAGATCCATAAAAGAAAATTAAGCTAAATTTTTTTTGCCCGATTATTATTTTAAGCGTTACTATTTTTTTAGAAAAGTTTGATTGTTCAAAAGTAAGGAAATTGGAAAGCATGTCAAAAGTAATGAGACATCTATAATTTCTGAGATATTATTTAAGGTACGGGTTCTCCCTGCGATGCTTCAAGCAAATGAAACCAGTCCTGCCGATCCAGATCTACATCCCAAGCATTAACCGCCTTGATAATACGTTCTTTTTTACCCGTTCCCAACACCGGTTGAGGATTGCAGGGAAGTCTCAGGCACCAGGCAAGCGCAAGTTGGTCGAGTTCGATTTCATATTTCTGACAAAGTTTTTTTCCAACTTTCTTGATGCGTTTGACTCTTTTTCCATCCCCTTTAAAAAGCTTTCCGCCTGCAAATGGGGACCAAAGCATCGGCGAAATGCCATATTCCTGGCATTGATCGAAAGTGCCGTCATAAATAGGATCAAGGTGTAAAACGGAGCATTCCACCTGGTTTGTGACCAGTGGAATATCCAGTTTACTTTGAAACATCTGAAACTGTGACGGAGTGAAATTGGATACGCCCACATGGCGGATTTTTTGTTCCTCCCTGAGCTTCATGAAAATGTCGGCCATTTCTGATGCATCCATGAGCGGATCGGGACGGTGAATAAGAACCAGATCCAGATATTCTGTATGCAACTCTTTCAGGGAATTTTCTACCGATTTGCGGATGTGTTCAGCAGTTGTATTGTAATGCTGCATTTTATGCTCCGGTCGACTTTTCACCGGCAGGCAAATTCCACATTTTGAGACCAGTTCCATTTGGGAGCGTAGTTCTGGTTTTTCTCTCAAAGCCTTTCCAAAAATTCCTTCATTTTGATAATTGCCGTAAATATCAGCGTGATCAAAGGTAGTAATGCCATGTTCAAGGCAGGTTTCAATGAAATCGATGAGATCAGGTGTAGACATATTCCACTCGTTAAGCCGCCAGAAACCAGCTGCGAGTTTCGAAAATTCGGGGCCGTCTTTGTGGAGTTTTAAGCGTGTTTTTGCAGTTTGAGTCATGGTTCAAATCTTAGAATAAAAAGCCCCTGTTCAATATCACTCACAATGATTTTATCTCCTGAAAGCCAGGGGTAAACAGACCAAAGGCCGCCGAAGGTTAATAAATCTTCCTCTGGAGTTTCCGGGGTTGTATCAAAATATCCAATTTCAAAAATATTTTGAGGATTTGGATTGCTAACATCCAGAATCCGAAGTCCGGACATGTAATTCGCCTGGTACATCATATTATCCTCAACATACAGATTGTGGTCTCTCGATTGAGTGTCGTGCTAGTAAAATCCAATCATCTCAGGATTGTCCAGATCCTGTATATCCCAAACATAAGTACGGGTATTATGATGAAATCGTGCTTCATCCAGTTCATCATTCATAAAGAAAGTTTGCTGGTCTTCAGACAACCATCCCTGGTGCATGTAGGCCTGGCCCGGATAATTTCCAATTGAA
It encodes:
- a CDS encoding aminotransferase class I/II-fold pyridoxal phosphate-dependent enzyme; its protein translation is MDLFKKLENRPGPLGEFTSDGYGYYTFPKLEGPLGPQMRFNGKDVIVWSINDYLGIGANPKIREVDAQAAKKHSLSVPMGARLMTGNSDQHEELEKELADFVHKPDALLLNYGYQGIMSVIHCLVDRNDFLIYDELSHACIVDGKQLAMSEKSVYKHNDIDSLEKQLKRATSKAKKNSSILVVTEGVFGMTGDLGKLKEIIALKEKYDFRLLVDDAHGLGTLGEDGSGTGTHLGCQDGIDIYFGTFAKSVALIGAFVATEPRVKEFLKANARSQIFAKSLPLAIVETARERIKLIRQNPQWREKLWENTLKLRNGLRKIGYNVLPSESPVTPVLTEGSTDLCTTIMREMREKHGVFVSGVAYPVVPRGMVLIRLIPMASHTDEHIEKTLDAFEAIKPIVFQNISEKISA
- a CDS encoding aldo/keto reductase; translated protein: MTQTAKTRLKLHKDGPEFSKLAAGFWRLNEWNMSTPDLIDFIETCLEHGITTFDHADIYGNYQNEGIFGKALREKPELRSQMELVSKCGICLPVKSRPEHKMQHYNTTAEHIRKSVENSLKELHTEYLDLVLIHRPDPLMDASEMADIFMKLREEQKIRHVGVSNFTPSQFQMFQSKLDIPLVTNQVECSVLHLDPIYDGTFDQCQEYGISPMLWSPFAGGKLFKGDGKRVKRIKKVGKKLCQKYEIELDQLALAWCLRLPCNPQPVLGTGKKERIIKAVNAWDVDLDRQDWFHLLEASQGEPVP